GCTCCCGGCGCTCGACCTTGACGCGCTGGTTGATCGTCAGGTAACATCAATCGTAGCAGCAATGCGCAAAGGGGGTCACGATGTGCCCGGGCCGGCCCCCGACTTCGGCTGGTTGTCTTGACTCCCGTCCCTCTGCCGCTAGAATCCAATCCACCTTTGAGATGAATCCCTGGAGGACAAATGCCACTACCTAAAAGACGACATTCCCATACGCGCGGGCGCAAACGTCGTACCGGTTGGAAACTCACCGCCCCGACCGTCGTGGACTGCCCGCACTGCCACGAACCAAAGCTGCCGCACCGCGTCTGTCCGCACTGCG
The sequence above is drawn from the candidate division WOR-3 bacterium genome and encodes:
- a CDS encoding 50S ribosomal protein L32; amino-acid sequence: MPLPKRRHSHTRGRKRRTGWKLTAPTVVDCPHCHEPKLPHRVCPHCGYYAGKEVIFINKEKEGK